In Brassica rapa cultivar Chiifu-401-42 unplaced genomic scaffold, CAAS_Brap_v3.01 Scaffold0476, whole genome shotgun sequence, the DNA window TTCAAATGGGCGGACGAGTGCTTGGTGGAAGAGGTAGAAGATATGAAATCGGTGATGAGTGACATGACCAAAGGCATATCAGATCTGAGAGTAGACGTTGGTCGGTTGGAGAAAGAACTCGGTAAAGCGGAAAAGATGAAGTGTTTGATGTTTCCAGTGGTGGTTTGTGGGTTTGGTATGGCCATATTTTGGCACTATTTCTTTGCGTAGTCATGTGTTGTAATCATAATTTAGACGCAATGTTTTTAGTAACTCAGCTATTAAGTTCAATGCAACTCAGCCAGTACGTTAATTAATTCATAATCAAACAATAACCCAGCCATAATACGAGTATTCGTCAGTCATAACGTTTTAATAACTCAGTTATAACGTTAACTGCAATTCAGCCGTTATGTTAATTAATTCATATCAAACAATAACCCAGCCATAATACGAGTATTCGTCAGTCATAACGTTTTAATAACTCAGTTATAACGTTAACTGCAATTCAGCCGGTACGTTAATTAAGTCACTATCAAACAATAACCCAGCCATAATACGAGTATTCGTCAGTCATAACGTTTTAATAACTCAGTTATAACGTTAACTGCAATTCAGCCGGTACGTTAATTAAGTCACTATCAAACAATAACCCAGCCATAATACGAGTATTCGTCAGTCATAACGTTTTAATAACTCAGTTATAACGTTCACTGCAACTCAGCCGTTACGTTAATTAAGTCATAATCAAACAATAACCCAGCCATTATATGAGTATTAGTCAGCCATAAAAAGAGACATACATAAATTTCTGGTTCGACATACATAAGTTTAGGTTCAAAATCACTCTTCCCTTTCCGGACATACACACATTAGTGGAGTAGTTTTCCCATCTCCAACCACATTGAACACAAATAAGTCTCCTATGGCGCATCTGTTAGCACGACAGAACTTTCTCCAGCCTCTTCTGATGTAATACATGCCGTCTGCTTCGCTAAATCGCAAACTCACAGTCCATGAATTTCCCTCTTTGTTGACAAGTATTATCTCTTGGCATTGTTTGTTCAAAGCAGTACAAGTCGTAGCTCCCTCAGGAAGATACTGCAAACACAGAACGTAAAGACACAGAACAGATCAAACCATATgttaataactaactaaatactGCAAACACAGAACGTAAAGACACTGAACAGATCAAACCATATgttaataactaactaaatatgGTCTATAACTGAAAATCGACTCACAAGTTTGTCTTCTTTTAGATTCGAAGCAGTGACCTCAGCCTGAAAACAATAGTCAaatgagaaagaaggaacatCATCCGCATCGGCTTCTTCCTTGATGATGTGAGGATGTGTATACTGAATCTCACAACAGCTAGGACCAAATGGTGTGACATGAAACACCATATCTCCTTCGTgtttgaagatgacaatgtcACCGATTTGAAGGTCATGTGCTGTGGTGAAATCTTTCCAACCTCCGGTGAGTCTCCTGCCTTCTTGTATCACTTCCCAAGTTTGATCTGTAGCGTCCGATCTTAGTTTCCATGTTTTCCGGTTTGTCTTCCCTTCTATGTGTTGTGAGAAGAAGCCAAGTGGTATTGTCTGCAGGTCAGAAAAGCCAAAGATAAGCAAACTCTAAAATAGGAACATATACACATGAGAAATAGAGAGTGTGTGTCTACCACGCCACTGTGGAAATCGGGAAGCAGAGGCTTCAAGAAATGAGGTTTGTGCGAATTAGGCATCTGCAAACAAGAAAAGAATGGGAAGAAAACATCATCGAACCGAAGCTGAATCCACAAATCTGCAAAAGAGAGGCTTCGGTTTTACCTTCGTATCGAAATCGCCTGTCGTCGAGagcttttccttttttttcgcGTTGGGACGaaaatgatttctttttttttccttgtgtaAAGTAAATAATGCCGGAAaatataactcagccgtaacattgttaataattaataatgccGAAGAATAAAACTCAGCCGTAACattgttaataattaataatgccGAAGAATAAAACTCAGCCGTAACAtagttaataattaataataccGAAAACTAAACCTCAGTCGTAAAATTGTT includes these proteins:
- the LOC103873850 gene encoding B3 domain-containing protein REM10; the encoded protein is MPNSHKPHFLKPLLPDFHSGVTIPLGFFSQHIEGKTNRKTWKLRSDATDQTWEVIQEGRRLTGGWKDFTTAHDLQIGDIVIFKHEGDMVFHVTPFGPSCCEIQYTHPHIIKEEADADDVPSFSFDYCFQAEVTASNLKEDKLYLPEGATTCTALNKQCQEIILVNKEGNSWTVSLRFSEADGMYYIRRGWRKFCRANRCAIGDLFVFNVVGDGKTTPLMCVCPEREE